The following are encoded together in the Macadamia integrifolia cultivar HAES 741 chromosome 10, SCU_Mint_v3, whole genome shotgun sequence genome:
- the LOC122090855 gene encoding bifunctional riboflavin kinase/FMN phosphatase-like isoform X3 codes for MNYLALWMKLYQNLIHRSLIRLEGTLPLEPWHIGGPVVKGFGRGSKEPWIPHDFDEDFYGEELCLNVIGYKRPEANFPTLESLIAKIH; via the exons ATGAACTACCTTGCTCTGTGGATGAAATTATATCAGAACTTAATCCATCGTTCTCTGATCA GGTTAGagggtactttaccacttgaacCTTGGCACATTGGAGGACCTGTTGTCAAGGGTTTTGGTCGTGGCTCAAAG GAGCCATGGATACCTCATGACTTTGATGAAGATTTCTACGGTGAGGAGCTATGCCTAAATGTCATTGGTTATAAACGACCAGAG GCCAATTTCCCGACTCTTGAGAGCCTGATAGCGAAAATTCACTAG
- the LOC122090855 gene encoding bifunctional riboflavin kinase/FMN phosphatase-like isoform X1: MNYLALWMKLYQNLIHRSLIRLEGTLPLEPWHIGGPVVKGFGRGSKVLGIPTANISTEGYSNILSEYPSGVYWAGPSTRVIVILQEPWIPHDFDEDFYGEELCLNVIGYKRPEANFPTLESLIAKIH, encoded by the exons ATGAACTACCTTGCTCTGTGGATGAAATTATATCAGAACTTAATCCATCGTTCTCTGATCA GGTTAGagggtactttaccacttgaacCTTGGCACATTGGAGGACCTGTTGTCAAGGGTTTTGGTCGTGGCTCAAAGGTACTTGGAATACCCACAG CTAATATATCCACAGAAGGCTATTCAAATATTCTCTCAGAATATCCCTCAGGGGTATATTGGGCTGGGCCATCAACACGAG TCATTGTCATCTTGCAGGAGCCATGGATACCTCATGACTTTGATGAAGATTTCTACGGTGAGGAGCTATGCCTAAATGTCATTGGTTATAAACGACCAGAG GCCAATTTCCCGACTCTTGAGAGCCTGATAGCGAAAATTCACTAG
- the LOC122090750 gene encoding putative FBD-associated F-box protein At5g53635 produces METNWGNGKKEQNGDRIINLPDPILHQILSSIDMKCVVQMSILSRRLRDLWTYLPYLNFDHELFPIEGNNKKEYFMDFVDRVIFARNGATIQKFQLFGGSYCDFDRIDSWVGVAVRCKVQELHLNFSTRRPVLMLPHSLFTCKSLTVLKFNLGSDSNRPELILPDSSALTGLKTLHLGSFSLVDGELAGKFFSSCPVLETLIITNCSLLTTTKDLHISALQLKKLVIEISVEDYEGFGHIQIFNGPVGCKIKISAPNLTSFRCRDYMARDYTIENICFPYNADMDLILKNQLDNELTALLSDSNELLSESKEIHAKYVVDWLGRFYDVKALSLSSLFIWVISDVRGIIEKGLPAPFFDLRYLKVKTTLYAVTIRGILYLLPRCPCIESLVFEIAGKNYRLSQIYQSWDEAKLNIPAKHYWESLFPSQCSLNHLKSLEIWNLFGYMHEVVLLKFLLKNAPVLERLTIHPSDEWKYDEDNRLVEFGKELQTFPRASPSVKTLLLSPRSKPRPCVHRTANE; encoded by the exons ATGGAAACGAATTGGGGAAATGGGAAGAAGGAACAGAACGGAGACCGTATCATCAATTTACCGGATCCAATTCTCCATCAGATACTCTCATCTATCGACATGAAATGCGTTGTTCAGATGAGTATCTTGTCAAGGAGATTGAGAGACCTGTGGACTTATCTCCCCTATCTCAATTTCGATCATGAGCTATTCCCCATTGAGGGTAATAATAAGAAGGAATACTTCATGGATTTTGTGGATCGGGTGATTTTTGCTCGAAATGGGGCTACCATACAGAAATTCCAACTCTTTGGCGGTTCTTACTGTGATTTTGATCGAATTGATTCATGGGTTGGTGTTGCAGTGAGGTGCAAAGTACAAGAACTCCATCTCAATTTCTCTACTAGACGACCTGTTTTGATGTTACCTCATTCCCTTTTCACTTGTAAATCGTTGACTGTACTAAAGTTCAATCTGGGTTCAGACTCAAATCGCCCTGAACTTATACTTCCTGATTCGTCGGCTTTAACTGGGCTCAAAACTCTACATCTTGGATCATTCAGTCTAGTGGATGGTGAGTTGGCTGGTAAGTTCTTCTCAAGCTGTCCAGTGCTGGAGACATTGATCATAACGAACTGTAGCCTATTGACCACCACGAAAGATCTTCACATTTCTGCTCTTCAGCTGAAGAAGTTGGTGATAGAAATTTCTGTTGAGGATTATGAGGGTTTTGGGCATATTCAGATTTTTAATGGTCCAGTTGGGTGTAAGATTAAGATCTCTGCTCCGAATCTCACGTCATTTAGGTGCAGAGATTATATGGCTCGAGATTATACTATTGAGAACATTTGCTTCCCATACAATGCAGATatggatttgattttgaaaaatcagCTCGACAATGAACTTACTGCCCTACTTTCTGACAGTAATGAACTTCTTTCTGAGAGTAAGGAAATACATGCAAAATATGTGGTTGATTGGCTTGGACGGTTCTATGATGTGAAAGCTTTAAGTTTATCATCCTTGTTCATCTGG GTTATCTCAGATGTCCGTGGTATAATAGAAAAAGGTCTACCTGCGCCATTTTTTGATCTTAGGTATCTGAAGGTGAAAACAACCCTTTATGCAGTTACTATTCGTGGAATACTTTACTTACTCCCAAGGTGTCCTTGTATAGAGTCCCTCGTCTTTGAAATAGCTGGG AAAAATTATCGTTTGTCTCAAATCTACCAGTCTTGGGATGAG GCAAAATTAAATATACCAGCTAAACATTACTGGGAATCACTGTTTCCATCACAGTGCTCATTAAATCATCTCAAGTCTCTAGAGATTTGGAATCTCTTTGGATATATGCATGAAGTTGTACTGCTGAAATTTTTGCTGAAAAATGCACCAGTCTTGGAGAGACTGACTATCCACCCATCAGATGAATGGAAATATGATGAAGACAATAGATTGGTAGAATTTGGTAAGGAGTTACAAACATTTCCAAGGGCCTCTCCAAGTGTGAAAACCTTGTTATTAAGTCCACGCAGCAAACCGAGGCCCTGTGTGCACCGGACCGCCAACGAATAA
- the LOC122090855 gene encoding bifunctional riboflavin kinase/FMN phosphatase-like isoform X2: MNYLALWMKLYQNLIHRSLIRLEGTLPLEPWHIGGPVVKGFGRGSKLIYPQKAIQIFSQNIPQGYIGLGHQHEEPWIPHDFDEDFYGEELCLNVIGYKRPEANFPTLESLIAKIH; this comes from the exons ATGAACTACCTTGCTCTGTGGATGAAATTATATCAGAACTTAATCCATCGTTCTCTGATCA GGTTAGagggtactttaccacttgaacCTTGGCACATTGGAGGACCTGTTGTCAAGGGTTTTGGTCGTGGCTCAAAG CTAATATATCCACAGAAGGCTATTCAAATATTCTCTCAGAATATCCCTCAGGGGTATATTGGGCTGGGCCATCAACACGAG GAGCCATGGATACCTCATGACTTTGATGAAGATTTCTACGGTGAGGAGCTATGCCTAAATGTCATTGGTTATAAACGACCAGAG GCCAATTTCCCGACTCTTGAGAGCCTGATAGCGAAAATTCACTAG